From Xiphophorus couchianus chromosome 4, X_couchianus-1.0, whole genome shotgun sequence, a single genomic window includes:
- the rasl12 gene encoding ras-like protein family member 12: MTGMFGKVKPCAECNLVLLGAMGCGKSALTVKFLTKRFISEYDPYLEDIYSSDELVDQQPVTVRVMDTSDQEGPVNCERYLSWANAFLVVYSINNMESFKGCQLYLQTLSMHKNTFRSQTPIVLVGNKLDMDRYRQVSQSDGEAVAIRFDCSFFEVSACWDFLSVQHIFHEAVRRAKRGGEHSNLLSAAYVSEDKALLGVHSFSTLCYKELPAPATAKLVTVKTSRAQSKRRAATLTLLKGFKIF; encoded by the exons ATGACCGGGATGTTTGGGAAGGTAAAGCCATGTGCTGAGTGCAACCTGGTTCTGCTTGGAGCAATGGGCTGTGGAAAATCAG CTCTCACTGTCAAGTTTCTCACAAAGCGCTTCATCAGTGAATATGATCCTTATCTTG aggATATCTACTCATCAGATGAGCTTGTGGACCAGCAGCCTGTTACAGTTCGAGTGATGGACACCAGTGACCAG GAGGGTCCAGTGAATTGTGAGCGCTATCTTTCGTGGGCCAATGCCTTCCTGGTGGTCTACAGCATCAACAACATGGAGAGCTTTAAAGGCTGCCAGCTGTATCTGCAGACTCTCTCCATGCATAAGAACACTTTCAGGTCCCAGACTCCCATCGTCCTGGTGGGCAACAAGCTGGATATGGACAGATACAG GCAGGTGAGTCAGAGTGATGGAGAGGCTGTGGCGATTCGCTTCGACTGCTCCTTCTTCGAGGTGTCTGCCTGTTGGGACTTCCTCTCTGTGCAGCACATCTTCCATGAGGCAGTCCGGAGGGCCAAGCGAGGTGGCGAGCACAGCAACTTGCTCAGTGCTGCCTACGTCAGTGAGGACAAAGCTCTGCTGGGTGTCCACTCCTTCTCCACTCTATGCTACAAGGAGCTGCCGGCGCCTGCCACCGCCAAGCTGGTCACGGTGAAGACATCCAGAGCCCAGAGCAAACGGAGGGCTGCCACACTCACCTTGCTCAAGGGCTTTAAGATCTTCTGA
- the LOC114143625 gene encoding uncharacterized protein LOC114143625 has product MLDSWVFLLLLVPGGRMFMIHNTQHGLCLEESADTGQVLLKQCDLDSQAQQWLWINQGMLMCVGSSRCLSAQQNHPVQTQACPGSDQEALELMWDCSSNRLSSRNTSLLLSTDGQRVILTNHLKHFEWKSLDEVDVCQTSLRLRRASEDQDPLENQEEAADGMKGMTEEQREYFRWFYRTEDPTIWTFVLLVLAFVCLLIGFLLLGMGAMANKSRKKIAKYKAQASLVKRHEGEELQVVSAHRDNGTSPLPQGHMSSMSEGDTKELKAGDIVVTWKDGNTSCLYPDHVLEESQEELEKEQQEKQEEVWQEREAHDEGRMTE; this is encoded by the exons atGCTTGACTCTTGGGTATTTCTGCTTCTCCTTGTCCCAG GGGGGCGGATGTTTATGATCCATAACACGCAGCATGGCCTGTGTCTGGAGGAGTCAGCTGACACTGGTCAAGTTCTCCTGAAACAATGTGACCTGGACTCTCAGGCTCAGCAGTGGCTCTGGATCAACCAGGGCATGCTGATGTGTGTCGGATCCTCCAGGTGTCTGTCGGCTCAGCAGAACCATCCGGTCCAAACCCAGGCCTGTCCGGGGTCAGACCAGGAAGCTCTAGAGTTGATGTGGGACTGTAGCAGTAACAGactcagcagcagaaacacgtCCTTACTGCTGTCCACCGACGGCCAGCGTGTGATTCTCACAAACCACCTCAAGCACTTTGAGTGGAAGTCTCTTGACGAGGTGGACGTCTGTCAGACGAGCCTCC GGCTCCGGAGAGCGTCTGAGGACCAGGACCCATTAGAGAATCAGGAGGAGGCAGCAGACGGGATGAAAGGCATGACAGAGGAGCAGAGAGAGTATTTCCGCTGGTTCTACCGTACCGAGGACC CAACTATTTGGACATTTGTGCTTTTGGTTCTGGCTTTTGTCTGTTTGCTCATCGGGTTTTTGCTGCTGGGAATGGGAGCCATGGCTAATAA GAGCAGAAAGAAGATAGCTAAATACAAAGCCCAAGCATCCCTTGTTAAGAGGCATGAAGGTGAAGAGCTTCAAGTCGTTTCTGCTCATCGGGATAACGGCACATCTCCGCTGCCCCAGGGTCACATGTCGTCCATGTCTGAAGGAGACACAAAGGAACTGAAAGCAGGGGACATTGTGGTCACATGGAAAGATGGCAACACTTCCTGCTTGTATCCAGATCATGTTTTAGAGGAGAgtcaggaggagctggagaaggagcagcaggagaaacaggAGGAAGTGTGGCAGGAACGAGAGGCTCATGATGAGGGGAGGATGACAGAGTGA
- the uqcrfs1 gene encoding cytochrome b-c1 complex subunit Rieske, mitochondrial, which translates to MRGAQGRLSISVSMMSLAARSGVFSPYMQATAFAVAGPLKPLVPGVVVKAEKFLMDPKKPFLCRETLSGQSPKTGPAVTVSINGCAGVRFAHTDIKVPDFSDYRRQEVLDPFKSSQESSESRRTFSYLFTGVTAVVGVYAAKTVVTQFVSSMSASADVLAMSKIEIKLGDIPEGKNMTFKWRGKPLFVRHRTEKEIEVEAAVNLSELRHPELDKDRVVKPKWVIVIGVCTHLGCVPISNAGEYGGYYCPCHGSHYDASGRIRKGPAPLNLEVPYYEFPDDDTVIVG; encoded by the exons ATGCGCGGCGCACAAGGTCGTCTCAGCATTAGTGTAAGCATGATGTCCCTAGCTGCCCGATCGGGGGTATTTTCCCCTTACATGCAGGCTACAGCATTTGCTGTGGCGGGGCCCCTGAAGCCTCTGGTCCCGGGGGTTGTTGTAAAGGCAGAGAAATTTCTGATGGACCCGAAGAAGCCGTTCCTGTGCCGAGAGACGCTGAGCGGTCAAAGCCCAAAGACAGGCCCTGCTGTAACTGTTAGCATCAACG GATGTGCTGGAGTCCGGTTCGCCCACACCGACATCAAAGTCCCAGACTTCTCTGACTACAGGCGTCAAGAGGTGCTGGACCCCTTCAAGTCATCCCAGGAGAGCAGCGAGTCCCGGAGGACCTTCTCCTACCTGTTCACCGGGGTCACCGCCGTGGTCGGCGTCTATGCCGCCAAGACCGTGGTGACTCAGTTCGTCTCCTCCATGAGTGCCTCCGCTGACGTTCTGGCCATGTCCAAGATCGAGATCAAGCTGGGCGACATCCCTGAAGGGAAGAACATGACCTTTAAGTGGCGAGGCAAGCCGCTGTTCGTCCGCCACCGCACCGAGAAGGAGATCGAAGTCGAAGCCGCCGTCAACCTCTCAGAGCTGCGGCACCCGGAGCTCGACAAGGACCGGGTGGTCAAGCCCAAGTGGGTGATCGTCATCGGCGTGTGCACACACCTGGGCTGCGTGCCCATCTCCAACGCTGGAGAATATGGAGGTTACTACTGCCCCTGCCACGGCTCGCACTACGACGCCTCCGGCCGCATCAGGAAAGGCCCCGCCCCTCTCAACCTGGAGGTCCCCTACTACGAGTTTCCAGATGACGACACGGTGATTGTGGGATAA